From one Solanum lycopersicum chromosome 12, SLM_r2.1 genomic stretch:
- the LOC104644839 gene encoding receptor-like protein Cf-9 homolog, giving the protein MGRFFFFYSFLCFVLLINECFSSSFDHHLCSPTEASALLQFKQSFQIMSCNYFCDGTCFPKTKSWNESRDCCSWDGVTCDLLNGHVIGLDLSCSQIVGTFHPNSSLFQLHHLQTLNLAYNDFYPSSIPQNISQLRNLRHLNLSDAWFQGKIPTEISYLSNLVSLDLSNSYHRLQLDERTFETMLHNLTNLELLALSLGNISSPIHPNSSLFQLHHLHTLNLYNDYFPPFSIPNGIGRLRNLRHLILLGFDGKIPTEISYLSNLVSLDLSNSYALELDERTFETMLQNFTNLELLALPLGSISSPIHPNSSLFQLHHLHTLNLACNYFPPFSIPNGIGRLTNLRHLILSDFDGQIPTEISYLSNLVSLDLSNSYALKLDERTFETMLHNLTNLELLSLSDVDISSPIPLNISSSLRHLDLDNTNLRGVLTESFFLVPNSLETLKLSGNNLLKGVFPKVHRSNTLLMELDISYTGISGELPDSIGNFSSLNILNLYGCQFSGSIPDSIGNLTLITKLYLSNNHFTGNIPDVFSNLQDLYYLELSKNSFIGLFPVSILSLTCLKYLYMSNNSLSGPLPNNVSILQELVSVDLSFNSLNGTIPSWVFSLPMIYSVSLQHNQFRGIADEVIKINPTLYELHLSNNQLSGSFPQSLVNLTNLVTLGISSNNITIDEGMNITFLSLSSLFLSSCQLKHFPHFLRNINTLVYLDISNNKICGEIPNWFSGMWWNSLQFLNLSHNSLTGHLPQFHYYSLEYLDLKFNSLQGPLPSSICNMSKLILLDLSHNYFSDSVPHCLGSLDLLAALDLRRNNLTGNLPPLCAQSTSLSTIVVNGNRFEGPVPVSLLKCNGLEVLDVGNNAINDTFPAWLGILQELQVLILKSNKFHGPISMCQTEFCFPKLRIFDLSRNDFSGSLPAKVFGNFKAMIKLDGEDRGNIKYMTSLLNSPFVTSYENSVSLVIKGQDFELQRISTITTTIDLSSNHFEGVIPKTLKDLRSLWLLNLSHNNLIGHIPMELGQLNMLEALDLSWNRLTGKIPQELTRLNFLAILNLSQNHLMGPIPQGRQFNTFENDSYGGNLDLCGVPLTNKCGTSDSSHVPQPEDKDESYFFSGFTWESVVIGYSFGLVVGTVMWSLMFKYRKPKWFVEFFDGLMPHKRRRPKKRAQRR; this is encoded by the coding sequence atgggacgtttctttttcttttattcatttctCTGTTTTGTGTTGCTAATAAATGAATgcttttcttcttcctttgatCATCATCTTTGCTCTCCCACTGAAGCTTCCGCTTTGCTTCAGTTCAAACAATCCTTTCAAATTATGTCCTGTAATTATTTCTGTGATGGAACTTGTTTCCCAAAAACAAAGTCTTGGAATGAGAGTAGGGATTGCTGCAGTTGGGATGGAGTCACTTGTGACTTGTTAAACGGTCATGTTATCGGTTTAGACCTTAGTTGCAGTCAGATTGTTGGCACTTTTCATCCCAATAGCAGCCTCTTCCAACTTCATCATCTCCAAACACTAAACCTTGCTTACAATGACTTTTATCCTTCTTCGATCCCACAGAACATTAGCCAATTGAGGAATTTGAGGCATCTCAACCTTTCTGATGCTTGGTTTCAAGGGAAAATCCCAACAGAAATATCATACCTTTCCAATTTGGTTTCACTTGATCTTTCTAATAGTTATCATAGATTACAACTTGATGAGAGAACATTTGAAACAATGCTTCACAACTTGACAAATCTTGAGTTACTAGCTCTCTCTCTTGGCAACATCTCATCACCCATTCATCCCAATAGCAGCCTCTTCCAGCTTCATCATCTCCACACACTAAACCTTTATAACGATTACTTTCCTCCTTTTTCAATCCCAAATGGCATTGGCCGATTGAGGAATTTGAGGCATCTGATACTCCTTGGCTTTGATGGAAAAATCCCAACAGAAATATCATACCTTTCCAATTTGGTTTCACTTGATCTTTCTAATAGTTATGCATTAGAACTTGATGAGAGAACATTTGAAACAATGCTTCAAAACTTTACAAATCTTGAGTTACTAGCTCTCCCTCTTGGCAGCATCTCATCACCCATTCATCCCAATAGCAGCCTCTTCCAGCTTCATCATCTCCACACACTAAACCTTGCTTGCAATTACTTTCCTCCTTTTTCAATCCCAAATGGCATTGGCCGATTGACGAATTTGAGGCATCTGATACTCTCTGACTTTGATGGACAAATCCCAACAGAAATCTCATACCTTTCCAATTTGGTTTCACTTGATCTTTCTAATAGTTATGCATTAAAACTTGATGAGAGAACATTTGAAACAATGCTTCACAACTTGACAAATCTGGAGCTACTTTCTCTCTCTGACGTCGACATCTCATCTCCGATACCTCtcaatatttcttcttctttaaggCACTTGGATCTTGATAATACTAATCTGCGAGGTGTTCTCACAGAGAGCTTTTTCCTTGTTCCAAACAGCTTGGAAACGCTCAAATTGAGTGGGAATAATCTTCTCAAAGGAGTATTTCCAAAGGTACACCGGAGCAACACTCTGTTAATGGAGTTGGATATTTCATACACAGGCATCTCTGGTGAGCTGCCAGATTCAATTGGCAACTTCAGTTCCTTGAATATCTTGAACCTCTATGGATGTCAATTCTCTGGTTCCATTCCTGATTCCATAGGCAACCTAACACTAAttacaaagttatatttatCTAATAATCATTTCACTGGCAATATTCCTGATGTTTTCTCTAACCTCCAAGATCTATATTATTTAGAGCTTTCTAAAAACAGCTTCATCGGTTTGTTTCCCGTTTCAATTTTAAGTTTGACATGtcttaaatatttatacatgTCGAATAATTCCCTATCTGGCCCACTTCCTAATAATGTGAGCATCCTTCAAGAGCTAGTTTCTGTGGATTTGTCTTTCAACTCACTGAATGGTACCATACCATCTTGGGTGTTTAGCCTACCTATGATTTATTCAGTGTCTCTCCAACATAACCAATTCAGAGGAATAGCCGATGAAGTGATCAAAATAAACCCAACATTATATGAACTGCATTTAAGCAATAATCAACTCAGTGGTTCTTTTCCTCAATCACTTGTGAATCTCACAAATCTTGTAACCCTTGGAATTTCATCAAATAACATCACCATTGATGAGGGAATGAATATCACCTTTCTTAGCCTATCATCTTTATTCTTATCATCTTGTCAACTGAAGCATTTTCCACACTTCTTGAGAAATATAAACACACTTGTGTACTTGGATATTTCTAACAATAAGATTTGTGGTGAAATTCCTAACTGGTTTAGCGGCATGTGGTGGAACTCGTTGCAGTTCCTAAACCTTTCTCATAATTCATTAACAGGCCACCTACCACAGTTTCATTACTATAGTCTAGAGTATCTTGATCTGAAATTTAACTCCCTTCAGGGTCCACTACCTTCATCCATTTGTAACATGAGCAAACTTATCTTATTAGATTTATCACATAACTACTTCAGTGATTCTGTTCCACATTGCTTGGGAAGCTTGGATTTACTAGCGGCGCTGGACTTAAGAAGGAACAATCTCACAGGGAATCTTCCTCCATTATGTGCACAGAGCACTTCATTGAGTACCATTGTCGTAAATGGTAATCGATTTGAAGGACCTGTTCCTGTGTCATTGCTCAAGTGTAATGGTCTAGAAGTCCTTGATGTGGGGAACAATGCTATAAATGACACATTTCCAGCTTGGCTCGGAATTCTTCAAGAGCTGCAGGTCCTTATATTAAAGTCGAACAAGTTCCATGGACCTATAAGTATGTGTCAGACTGAGTTTTGCTTTCCCAAGTTGCGAATTTTTGATCTTTCTCGTAATGATTTCAGTGGCTCACTTCCTGCAAAAGTTTTTGGAAACTTCAAGGCAATGATCAAATTAGATGGTGAAGACAGAGGAAATATCAAGTACATGACATCTCTGTTGAATTCGCCATTTGTCACATCGTATGAGAATTCAGTGAGTTTGGTAATCAAAGGGCAGGATTTTGAGCTACAAAGAATCAGCACAATTACGACAACCATAGATCTCTCAAGCAACCATTTTGAAGGTGTCATTCCGAAAACACTAAAGGATCTCAGGTCACTTTGGCTACTCAATTTATCTCATAACAATCTCATAGGTCATATTCCAATGGAATTGGGGCAATTGAATATGCTTGAAGCTTTAGATCTCTCTTGGAATCGGCTGACTGGAAAGATTCCACAGGAATTGACAAGACTGAACTTTCTGGCCATCTTAAACCTCTCTCAAAATCATCTCATGGGACCAATTCCTCAAGGTCGACAGTTCAACACATTTGAAAATGACTCATATGGTGGCAACCTTGATTTATGCGGTGTTCCTTTAACTAACAAATGTGGAACGAGTGATTCATCGCATGTTCCTCAACCAGAAGATAAAGACGAGTCATATTTTTTCAGTGGATTTACTTGGGAATCAGTAGTCATAGGCTACAGTTTTGGACTAGTTGTTGGAACAGTCATGTGGAGTCTCATGTTTAAATATCGCAAGCCAAAATGGTTTGTGGAATTTTTTGATGGACTGATGCCTCACAAAAGAAGAAGGCCGAAAAAGAGAGCTCAGAGACGATGA
- the LOC104644838 gene encoding receptor-like protein Cf-9 homolog translates to MVMSLFFYYSFICFVLLISLCFSSSFDHHLCSPTEASALLQFKQSLQVKSDYSLCDTSFPKTKSWNESKDCCTWDGVTCDVLTGHVIGLDLSCSQLVGNFHPNSSLFQLHHLQTLNLAYNDFYPSLIPHNIGRLTNLRHLNLSYFTFDGKIPTEISYLSNLVSLDLSYGFGLQLNERTFEAMLHNFTNLELLSLFLVNISSPIPVNISSSSLRYVDLYDTNLQGALTENFFLLPNLEMLYLSNNDLLKGVFPKIHPSRTLLELSIAYTGISGEIPDSIGTLSSLKYLNLQQCQFSGSIPDSVGNLTEIRELILSHNLFTGHIPSTISKLKQLTSLDLLSNSFSGEIPDVFSNLQELRHLDLSKNRFIGPFPSSILSLTHLEYLGLSSNSLSGPLPSNAGMLPNLTELDFSYNSLNGTIPSWVFSLPLLSSVSLQHNRFRGLTDEVIKANPTLKDLHLSHNQLSGSFPQSLVNLTNLVTLGISSNNITVDEGINITFPSLSSLFLSSCELKDFPHFLRNVKTLTVLDISNNKIHGQIPDWFSGMKWDSLRFLNLSYNSLTGYLPQLHFHNLGYLDLKFNSLHGPLPSSICNMSNLSLLDLSHNNFSGSITHCLGSMVELSVLDLRRNNFIGSLPPFCAHSTLLSTILVNGNRFEGTVPMSLLNCFRLEIFDVGNNAINDTFPAWLGMLQELQVLILKSNKFHGHLSSRKKFYFPKLRIFDLSCNKFSGSLPARLFENFSAMIKLDDGDKGEIKYMEQLSEYSMYEDSVSLVIKGHDIELERINTIMTTIDLSSNHFEGVIPKSLKDLSSLRLLNLSRNNLKGDIPIELGQLNVLEAMDLSWNRLTGNIPTELTRLKFLAVLNLSQNVLVGPIPQGLQFNTFSNDSYGGNLDLCGLPLSKQCGTSGSSHVPQPSESYFFSGFTWESVVIGYSCGLVVGTVMWSFMFKYRKPIWFVEFFDGLMPHKRRRTKKRALRRRT, encoded by the coding sequence atggtCATGAGTCTGTTTTTCTATTATTCATTTATCTGTTTTGTGTTGCTAATAAGTCTGTGCTTTTCGTCTTCCTTTGATCATCATCTTTGCTCTCCCACTGAAGCTTCCGCTTTGCTTCAGTTTAAGCAATCCTTACAAGTTAAATCCGACTACTCCCTGTGTGATACTTCTTTCCCAAAAACAAAGTCTTGGAATGAGAGTAAAGATTGTTGTACTTGGGACGGAGTTACTTGTGACGTGTTAACCGGTCATGTTATTGGCCTGGACCTTAGTTGTAGTCAGCTTGTTGGCAATTTTCATCCCAATAGCAGTCTCTTCCAACTTCATCATCTGCAGACACTAAATCTTGCTTACAATGActtttatccttctttgatcccaCATAACATTGGCCGATTGACGAATTTGAGGCATCTCAACCTTTCTTATTTTACCTTCGATGGGAAAATCCCAACAGAAATCTCATACCTTTCTAATTTGGTTTCCCTTGATCTTTCTTATGGTTTTGGATTACAACTTAATGAGAGAACATTTGAGGCAATGCTTCACAACTTCACAAATCTGGAGctactttctctctttcttgtcAACATCTCTTCTCCGATACCTGTCAATATCTCTTCTTCCTCCTTAAGGTACGTTGATCTTTACGATACTAATCTGCAAGGTGCTCTCACGGAGAACTTTTTCCTTCTGCCAAACTTGGAAATGCTCTATTTGAGTAACAATGATCTTCTCAAAGGAGTTTTTCCAAAGATCCACCCAAGCAGAACTCTGTTGGAGTTGAGTATTGCATACACTGGCATCTCCGGTGAGATTCCTGATTCAATTGGCACCTTGAGTTCATTGAAATACTTAAACCTCCAACAATGTCAATTCTCGGGTTCCATTCCAGATTCCGTTGGCAACCTAACCGAAATTAGGGAGTTGATTTTATCTCATAATCTTTTCACTGGCCATATTCCTTCAACAATCTCTAAATTGAAACAGCTGACAAGTTTGGATCTTTTATCCAACTCTTTTTCAGGTGAAATTCCAGACGTTTTCTCTAACCTCCAAGAGCTACGTCATTTAGATCTTTCTAAAAACAGATTCATCGGTCCATTTCCCTCTTCAATTTTAAGTTTGACACATCTTGAATACTTAGGATTGTCGAGTAATTCCCTATCTGGCCCACTGCCTAGCAACGCAGGCATGCTTCCAAACCTAACCGAGCTGGATTTTTCATACAACTCACTGAATGGTACCATACCATCTTGGGTATTTAGCCTACCTTTGCTATCTTCAGTGTCGCTCCAACATAACCGATTCAGAGGACTAACCGATGAAGTGATCAAAgcaaacccaacattaaaagacCTGCATTTAAGCCATAATCAACTCAGTGGTTCTTTTCCTCAATCACTTGTGAATCTCACAAATCTTGTAACCCTTGGAATTTCATCAAATAACATCACCGTTGATGAGGGAATAAACATCACCTTTCCTAGCCTATCATCTTTGTTCTTATCATCTTGTGAACTGAAGGATTTTCCACATTTCTTGAGAAATGTAAAGACACTGACGGTGCTGGATATTTCTAACAATAAGATTCATGGTCAAATCCCTGACTGGTTTAGCGGTATGAAGTGGGACTCATTGCGGTTTCTGAACctttcatataattcattaacaGGCTACCTACCACAATTGCATTTCCATAATCTAGGGTATCTTGATCTGAAATTTAACTCCCTTCACGGTCCACTACCTTCATCCATTTGTAACATGAGCAATCTTAGCCTTTTAGATTTATCACACAACAACTTCAGTGGCTCGATTACACATTGCTTGGGCAGCATGGTTGAGCTATCCGTGCTAGACTTAAGAAGAAATAATTTCATTGGGAGTCTTCCACCGTTTTGTGCACACAGCACTTTATTGAGTACCATTCTTGTAAATGGTAATCGATTTGAAGGAACTGTTCCAATGTCATTACTCAACTGTTTTCGTTTAGAAATCTTTGATGTGGGTAACAACGCTATAAATGACACATTTCCAGCTTGGCTCGGAATGCTTCAAGAGCTGCAGGTCCTTATATTGAAGTCGAACAAGTTCCATGGACATTTAAGTAGTAGGAAGAAGTTTTACTTTCCCAAGTTGCGGATTTTTGATCTCTCTTGTAACAAATTTAGCGGCTCACTACCTGCAAGACTTTTTGAGAACTTCAGTGCGATGATTAAATTAGATGACGGAGACAAAGGTGAGATCAAATATATGGAACAATTGAGTGAATATTCGATGTATGAAGATTCAGTGAGTTTGGTGATCAAAGGCCATGATATTGAGCTAGAAAGAATCAACACTATTATGACAACGATAGATCTCTCAAGCAACCATTTTGAAGGTGTCATTCCGAAATCACTAAAGGATCTCAGCTCACTTCGGTTACTCAATTTATCCCGTAACAATCTCAAAGGTGATATTCCAATCGAATTGGGACAATTGAATGTGCTTGAAGCAATGGATCTCTCCTGGAATCGGCTCACTGGAAATATTCCGACTGAATTGACAAGACTAAAATTTCTAGCAGTCTTAAACCTCTCTCAGAATGTTCTTGTCGGTCCGATTCCTCAAGGTCTACAATTCAACACATTTTCGAATGACTCGTATGGTGGAAACCTTGATTTATGTGGTCTTCCTTTATCCAAGCAATGTGGAACGAGCGGTTCATCACATGTTCCTCAACCATCAGAGTCGTATTTTTTTAGTGGATTTACGTGGGAATCAGTAGTCATAGGCTATAGCTGTGGACTAGTTGTTGGAACTGTCATGTGGAGTTTCATGTTTAAATATCGTAAGCCAATATGGTTTGTTGAGTTTTTCGATGGACTCATGCCTCACAAAAGAAGAAGGACAAAGAAGAGAGCTCTGAGACGACGGACTTAA